A section of the Humulus lupulus chromosome 2, drHumLupu1.1, whole genome shotgun sequence genome encodes:
- the LOC133817846 gene encoding tRNA (guanine(26)-N(2))-dimethyltransferase 2-like, which yields MSMDLSDFTIVKEGEAEILMHAKNEVFYNKSQVNNRDMSIAVLRTFIAKQKEEREARLLKRRKAGTKASERDASEHVLEEESNGSAGNGEVSNGDCEMQEKTQDEACVVSEEAVKNTEGKWPVEVKAPKVLEALSASGLRALRYAREVEGIGQVVALDNDKVSVEACRRNIKFNGSVACKKVESHLADARVYMLTHANEFDVVDLDPYGSPSVFLDSAVQSVVDGGLLMCTATDMAVLCGGNGEVCYSKYGSYPLRGKYCHEMALRILLASIESHANRYKRYIVPVLSVQMNFYIRVFVRVYSSASAMKNTPLKLSYVYQCTGCDSFHLQPLGREITKVNKHSVGETMEEQKMKPNKGKNNNSRYLPGYGPVVPQECSDCGKKFNMGGPIWSAPIHDQEWVTSILAGVKSMKDRYPAYDRISAILTTISEELPDAPLFLSLHNLCATLKCTSPSAVMFRSAVINAGYRISGTHVNPLGLKSDAPMGVIWDIMRCWVKNHPVKAQPPEQPGSVILSKEPVLQANFARAVASLSKAQAKKIARFLPNPERHWGPKLRAGRQITSKHISLLGADVVNNLLNQEDGEQHDANNNLNEEDGEQHDAKRQKTEEKESEENHEPVS from the exons ATGTCAATGGATCTCAGTGATTTTACCATTGTCAAGGAAGGAGAGGCTGAGATTTTGATGCACGCTAAGAATGAAGTCTTTTACAATAAATCCCAG GTTAACAACAGGGACATGTCCATTGCTGTCTTGAGGACTTTTATAGCCAAACAAAAAGAAGAACGTGAAGCAAGGTTGTTAAAAAGAAGGAAAGCTGGGACAAAGGCATCCGAAAGGGATGCTTCAGAACATGTTCTAGAAGAGGAATCTAATGGATCTGCTGGAAATGGTGAGGTGTCCAATGGAGATTGCGAAATGCAAGAAAAGACCCAAGATGAAGCTTGTGTTGTTTCAGAAGAGGCGGTCAAGAATACAGAGGGAAAATGGCCAGTAGAAGTGAAGGCCCCAAAAGTTCTAGAG GCTCTCTCAGCTTCTGGTTTAAGAGCTCTAAGATATGCTCGAGAAGTGGAGGGAATTGGTCAAGTTGTAGCTCTTGACAATGATAAAG TGTCAGTGGAAGCTTGTAGGAGGAACATAAAGTTCAATGGTTCAGTGGCTTGTAAAAAGGTGGAATCACATCTTGCTGATGCTCGAGTATACATGCTCACTCACGCTAATGAATTTGATGTG GTTGATCTTGATCCTTATGGTTCACCTTCTGTATTCTTAGACTCTGCAGTTCAGTCAGTTGTTGATGGAGGCCTGCTGATGTGTACAGCAACTGATATGGCAGTGCTTTGCGGGGGGAATGGGGAGGTTTGCTACTCAAA ATATGGTTCCTATCCATTGAGGGGAAAATATTGCCACGAAATGGCCTTAAGGATCCTCCTAGCCAGCATTGAG AGTCATGCCAATCGTTATAAACGATATATAGTTCCTGTGTTATCCGTTCAGATGAACTTCTACATTCGAGTATTCGTCCGTGTCTACTC ATCTGCAAGTGCAATGAAGAACACTCCTCTTAAGCTCTCCTATGTTTATCAGTGCACTGGCTGTGATTCATTTCATCTACAGCCCCTTGGAAGGGAAATCACCAAG GTGAATAAACATTCCGTCGGAGAGACAATGGAGGAGCAAAAGATGAAACCAAACAAAGGAAAG AACAACAACTCCAGATATCTGCCTGGTTATGGCCCTGTTGTTCCTCAAGAGTGCAGTGACTGTGGGAAGAAATTCAATATGGGAGGCCCTATATGGTCTGCTCCCATCCATGATCAAGAATGGGTTACTTCTATACTAGCAGGTGTGAAATCTATGAAGGACAGATATCCTGCATACGACCGCATTTCTGCCATCCTAACTACAATTTCAGAG GAATTACCTGATGCTCCCCTGTTCTTGAGTTTGCACAACCTCTGTGCCACTCTAAAGTGCACTTCTCCTTCTGCTGTGATGTTCAGATCTGCCGTAATCAATGCTGGGTATCGTATTTCAGGAACTCATGTAAATCCATTGGGATTGAAGTCAGATGCTCCCATGGGTGTCATTTGGGACATTATGCGGTGTTGG GTCAAAAACCATCCAGTCAAAGCACAACCACCAGAGCAGCCCGGAAGTGTGATACTTTCAAAAGAACCAGTTCTTCAA GCTAATTTCGCGCGAGCCGTTGCCTCTCTAAGCAAAGCACAAGCCAAGAAGATTGCTCGCTTCCTTCCAAATCCTGAAAGGCATTGGGGTCCGAAGCTCAGGGCCGGACGTCAAATCACCTCCAAACATATTTCTCTTTTAGGGGCAGATGTGGTGAATAACCTTCTTAACCAGGAAGATGGTGAGCAACACGATGCCAATAATAACCTTAATGAGGAAGATGGGGAACAACACGATGCTAAGCGACAAAAGACAGAAGAAAAAGAATCAGAGGAAAATCACGAGCCAGTATCGTGA
- the LOC133817847 gene encoding probable UDP-arabinopyranose mutase 2 produces the protein MAAAASTAATPLLKDELDIVIPTIRNLDFLEMWRPFFEQYHLIIVQDGDPTKTIHVPEGFDYELYNRNDINRILGPRSSCISFKDSACRCFGYMVSKKKYIYTIDDDCFVAKDPTGKDINALEQHIKNLLCPSTPFFYNTLYDPYREGADFVRGYPFSLREGVPTAVSHGLWLNIPDYDAPTQLVKPRERNSRYVDAVLTIPKGTLFPMCGMNLAFDRELIGPAMYFGLMGDGQPIGRYDDMWAGWCVKVICDHLGLGVKTGLPYIWHSKASNPFVNLKKEYKGIFWQEDIIPFFQAATLSKECTTVQQCYIELSKQVKEKLSKVDPYFDKLADAMVTWIEAWDELNPAGDSAKVANGSA, from the exons ATGGCTGCCGCAGCGTCCACTGCTGCAACACCCCTTTTGAAAGATGAGCTTGATATTGTGATTCCCACCATTAGAAACCTTGATTTCCTTGAGATGTGGAGACCCTTCTTTGAGCAGTACCACCTCATCATCGTCCAAGATGGTGATCCCACCAAGACCATTCATGTCCCAGAAGGCTTCGACTACGAGCTCTACAACCGCAACGACATTAACAGGATTCTGGGTCCTAGGTCCTCCTGCATTTCCTTCAAGGACTCTGCTTGTCGTTGCTTTGGTTACATGGTCTCCAAGAAGAAGTACATCTACACAATTGACGATGACTGCTTT GTTGCGAAAGACCCAACAGGCAAAGATATCAACGCACTTGAGCAGCACATCAAGAACCTTCTCTGCCCATCAACCCCATTTTTCTACAACACCCTTTATGACCCTTACAGGGAAGGTGCAGACTTTGTTCGTGGCTACCCTTTCAGTCTCCGTGAAGGAGTCCCTACTGCCGTTTCTCATGGCCTCTGGCTCAACATCCCGGATTATGATGCTCCCACTCAGCTAGTGAAACCTCGAGAGAGAAACTCCAG GTACGTTGATGCAGTTCTTACCATACCAAAGGGCACCCTTTTCCCCATGTGTGGTATGAATTTGGCCTTCGACCGTGAGCTCATTGGCCCTGCAATGTACTTTGGTCTCATGGGTGATGGCCAGCCAATTGGACGTTACGATGATATGTGGGCCGGGTGGTGTGTCAAG GTGATATGTGACCATTTGGGATTGGGAGTGAAGACAGGTCTACCATACATCTGGCACAGTAAAGCGAGTAACCCATTTGTTAACCTGAAGAAGGAATACAAGGGCATCTTCTGGCAGGAAGATATTATTCCATTCTTCCAAGCTGCTACTCTTTCAAAAGAATGCACCACTGTCCAACAGTGCTACATTGAACTGTCTAAGCAGGTTAAGGAGAAACTCAGCAAGGTCGATCCTTACTTTGACAAGCTGGCAGATGCCATGGTCACATGGATTGAGGCTTGGGATGAGCTTAACCCAGCTGGAGATTCAGCTAAAGTGGCCAATGGAAGTGCATAA